From the Dunckerocampus dactyliophorus isolate RoL2022-P2 chromosome 12, RoL_Ddac_1.1, whole genome shotgun sequence genome, one window contains:
- the atf5b gene encoding LOW QUALITY PROTEIN: uncharacterized protein atf5b (The sequence of the model RefSeq protein was modified relative to this genomic sequence to represent the inferred CDS: deleted 1 base in 1 codon): protein MAASILCRIIHLVSTLHVLPLRQASRSQSRAGTGAEPSERQRLIGDGHSDWMTEKVDLSSFVSTSESSPSSSLPPSPLEQDVKVPSDLEVMTSLLQEELAQLEDYFRSESSDTANKLEKSSKCDKAMGSPSYYQLPYGSYGSSQSESSPVVVTLATGDLDLASFCGGPMGRSKISRPAPYNYHHRYHHNGGRRILSEAVKVGEEVGLDVWGSRGSYSGSEFSVNHYSALKTVSKNSLGSVKKVRECALSLKEEESYCFSEGMFCSEEIARSFCLGGSYDGHHKREGQLMHNVKVNVSYDSTGLELLHCSKDGGVPGSIPQETMMAADGYFHQSMAAAEPYHSFIGDLDPPAQAVEPQHGHYLYPECLADQSYECLSRGEGEGTLLGAAVHRPSQRLKDDSCSVKSALAVGAACLDVSTGERKQKKRDQNKTAAHRYRLRKRAELDSLEEELHGLEGQNRELRDKAESVEREIQYVKDLLIEVYKARSQRLKQDGSA, encoded by the exons ATGGCGGCATCGATCCTTTGCAGAATAATTCACCTCGTTTCCACGCTCCACGTTCTCCCTCTCCGGCAGGCTAGCCGCAGCCAATCACGGGCCGGGACGGGGGCGGAGCCAAGC GAAAGGCAGCGATTAATTG gTGATGGTCACTCTGATTGGATGACGGAAAAAGTTGATTTGTCCTCATTTGTGTCAACCAGCGAGTCGTCTCCCAGCTCATCCCTTCCGCCTTCACCATTAGAACAAGATGTCAAGGTGCCCTCGGACCTGGAGGTCATGACCTCTCTCTTGCAGGAGGAGCTGGCTCAGCTGGAGGACTACTTCCGCTCTGAGTCTTCCGATACGGCAAACAAGTTGGagaaatcatcaaaatgtgacaAAGCCATGGGCTCCCCGTCGTATTACCAGTTACCCTACGGCTCGTACGGGAGCAGCCAATCAGAAAGCAGCCCTGTGGTTGTTACCTTGGCAACAGGGGACCTGGACCTGGCCAGCTTCTGCGGCGGTCCCATGGGTCGATCCAAAATATCGCGACCGGCTCCGTACAACTACCACCACCGTTACCACCACAACGGCGGGCGAAGAATCCTCAGCGAGGCGGTGAAAGTCGGGGAGGAAGTGGGACTGGACGTGTGGGGTTCCAGGGGAAGTTACTCAGGAAGTGAGTTTTCCGTCAACCACTACTCGGCACTGAAGACGGTGAGCAAGAACAGCCTGGGCAGCGTCAAGAAGGTGAGAGAATGTGCTTTATCCTTGAAGGAAGAGGAGAGTTATTGTTTTTCCGAAGGAATGTTTTGCAGTGAAGAGATTGCGCGAAGTTTTTGCCTGGGCGGCTCGTATGATGGCCACCACAAACGAGAGGGACAGCTGATGCATAACGTGAAGGTCAATGTAAGTTATGATAGCACGGGGCTGGAGCTCCTGCACTGTAGCAAAGACGGAGGAGTGCCTGGAAGTATTCCCCAAGAGACAATGATGGCTGCCGACGGCTATTTCCACCAGTCCATGGCCGCCGCAGAACCGTACCATAGCTTTATCGGTGACCTGGACCCGCCGGCGCAAGCTGTGGAGCCCCAACACGGCCACTACCTCTATCCAGAATGCCTTGCGGACCAAAGCTACGAATGTCTGTCCAGAGGGGAGGGCGAGGGAACGCTGCTGGGTGCCGCCGTCCACCGCCCCTCCCAGAGGCTAAAGGACGATTCCTGTTCCGTGAAGTCGGCGCTGGCGGTTGGCGCCGCTTGTCTGGATGTGAGCACTGGGGAAAGGAAGCAGAAGAAGAGGGACCAGAACAAAACCGCTGCTCACAG ATACAGGCTGAGGAAGAGGGCGGAGCTGGACTCGCTGGAGGAGGAGCTTCACGGGCTGGAAGGACAGAACCGGGAGCTCCGCGACAAGGCGGAGTCGGTGGAGCGAGAGATTCAGTATGTGAAAGATTTACTCATTGAGGTCTACAAGGCTCGCAGCCAGCGGCTGAAACAAGACGGCAGTGCCTGA